The following proteins come from a genomic window of Nicotiana tomentosiformis chromosome 12, ASM39032v3, whole genome shotgun sequence:
- the LOC138902897 gene encoding uncharacterized protein: MAFMKDEKILLRVSPIKEVMRIWKKGKLSPRFIDPFKVLERAGKVALPPNLLGVHPVFYGFMLQKYHEHKLHIFDFSTMQLDENLAYEEELVDIFDRQVQKLRSKVIA, translated from the coding sequence ATGGCATTTATGAAAGATGAGAAGATTCTTCTTAGAGTTTCTCCTATAAAGGAAGTGATGAGAAtttggaagaagggcaagttgagcccgaggtttattgatCCATTTAAGGTGTTGGAGAGAGCTGGCAAGGTTGCTTTGCCTCCTAATCTTTTgggagttcacccggtgttcTATGGTTttatgcttcagaagtatcatgAACATAAGTTGCATATATTTGACTTCAGTACAATGCAGTTAGATGAGAATCTGGCTTATGAAGAAGAACTGGTGGACATTTTTGATAGACAGGTTCAGAAGCTGAGGTCTAAAGTTATTGCATAG